One region of SAR324 cluster bacterium genomic DNA includes:
- a CDS encoding ankyrin repeat domain-containing protein, which yields MNRQIRSHKLYLPQISLNFLPVVGILLVLWSSPCRAQLTPLMVAIQGGDVAKAGQMITKETDINQQNADGASLLMLAIPTGKLELIQLILDHKANIEITDNQGLTPLMWAIRYGDVDIVDILLANGANVNSKGNRDETALSIAALEGNLPIIRRLLRNKANIDATNRNGETALITACFEGNKAIIQTLLDAGANINAQSKEGFTPLAAAAMNGFSNVVALLIKSGAKIETDQSDFIPLDTDSVIEEP from the coding sequence ATGAACCGCCAAATACGCTCCCATAAGTTATATCTCCCCCAAATATCGCTGAATTTCCTGCCTGTAGTCGGAATCCTGCTCGTTCTCTGGAGTTCCCCCTGTAGGGCACAGTTGACACCGCTCATGGTGGCCATTCAGGGAGGCGATGTGGCGAAAGCTGGTCAAATGATCACCAAAGAAACCGATATCAATCAGCAGAATGCCGATGGCGCGTCATTGTTAATGCTGGCGATTCCAACGGGAAAACTGGAACTCATCCAGTTGATTTTGGATCACAAGGCAAACATTGAAATAACAGACAACCAGGGCTTGACACCGCTCATGTGGGCTATCCGGTATGGGGATGTTGACATTGTGGATATTCTGCTGGCCAACGGTGCGAATGTGAATTCCAAAGGCAACCGGGACGAAACAGCGTTGAGCATTGCGGCGCTGGAAGGAAATTTGCCCATCATCCGCCGACTGCTCAGAAATAAGGCGAATATTGACGCGACCAACCGCAATGGCGAAACGGCGCTGATTACAGCCTGTTTTGAAGGAAACAAAGCCATCATACAAACCTTGCTGGACGCGGGAGCAAACATCAATGCTCAGAGCAAGGAAGGTTTTACTCCGCTGGCCGCCGCCGCAATGAATGGGTTTTCCAATGTGGTCGCTTTGCTGATCAAGAGTGGCGCGAAAATTGAGACCGACCAAAGTGACTTTATTCCACTGGATACTGACAGCGTTATTGAAGAACCCTGA
- the trpB gene encoding tryptophan synthase subunit beta, which produces MKDIFDFEKPGYYGEYGGMFVPEILRTTFDELILEFEKARNDPQFWPQYLHVMQTYSCRPTPITPLENLSRHLGGAQIFCKREDLNHTGAHKANNVMGQGLLVQRMGKRRVIAETGAGQHGVATATMAARLGLQCTIYMGAVDVERQRPNVFWMEQLGAEVIAVTDGTATLKDAINACLRDWAASMDTTHYVMGTVCGPHPFPQMVAWFQSVIGQESRKQMQVLAGRLPDRIYACVGGGSNASGMFLPFLQDQHVELVGVEAGGLGIETGHHAARLASGTVGVAQGYKTYFLQNQDGQMQHTHSIAAGLDYIGISPILSYLADQGRVRFESATDKEVVDAARLLIRKEGIIPALESSHGLAGLLRESPGMKKDEIVLLNLSGRGDKDIFNMAEALGDENWNTFLKQKVEKLCN; this is translated from the coding sequence ATGAAAGATATCTTTGATTTTGAGAAACCCGGTTATTACGGAGAATATGGTGGAATGTTTGTTCCTGAAATTCTCAGAACCACGTTTGATGAATTAATCCTGGAGTTTGAAAAAGCCAGGAATGATCCGCAATTCTGGCCGCAATATCTGCATGTGATGCAAACCTATTCCTGTCGTCCCACACCCATTACCCCGCTTGAAAATCTTTCCCGACATCTGGGAGGAGCACAGATTTTCTGTAAACGTGAAGATCTGAATCACACCGGAGCTCATAAAGCCAATAATGTGATGGGACAAGGATTGCTGGTCCAACGCATGGGAAAACGCAGAGTCATCGCTGAAACCGGTGCCGGGCAGCATGGTGTCGCAACCGCTACCATGGCCGCACGACTGGGATTGCAGTGTACGATTTATATGGGTGCCGTGGATGTTGAACGACAGCGTCCCAATGTATTCTGGATGGAACAGCTTGGCGCGGAAGTCATTGCGGTGACAGATGGAACCGCAACCCTGAAAGATGCTATCAATGCCTGTCTGAGAGACTGGGCCGCCTCCATGGATACAACCCATTATGTCATGGGAACGGTTTGTGGCCCCCATCCCTTTCCACAAATGGTGGCCTGGTTTCAGTCCGTGATTGGTCAGGAAAGCAGAAAACAGATGCAGGTTTTGGCAGGTCGACTGCCTGACCGGATTTATGCCTGCGTCGGTGGAGGTTCCAATGCAAGTGGTATGTTTTTGCCGTTTTTACAGGATCAACACGTAGAACTGGTGGGGGTTGAAGCCGGAGGACTGGGGATTGAAACAGGACACCATGCGGCCAGACTGGCATCAGGAACTGTGGGGGTTGCACAAGGCTACAAAACCTATTTTCTCCAGAATCAGGATGGTCAGATGCAACACACCCATTCGATTGCGGCAGGTCTCGATTATATCGGGATCAGCCCCATACTCAGTTATCTGGCCGACCAGGGACGCGTCCGGTTTGAGTCTGCGACCGATAAGGAAGTAGTCGATGCGGCCCGGTTGCTGATTCGCAAGGAAGGCATCATTCCAGCGCTGGAAAGCAGTCATGGGTTGGCTGGTCTTCTCCGGGAATCACCTGGAATGAAAAAAGATGAGATCGTTCTGCTCAATCTTTCCGGAAGAGGCGATAAGGATATTTTTAACATGGCAGAAGCGTTGGGTGATGAAAACTGGAACACATTTCTTAAACAAAAGGTTGAAAAATTATGCAATTGA
- a CDS encoding tryptophan synthase subunit alpha — protein sequence MQLTPYIHERLKHKKILLMTHAVVGYPSLEANWSMLAKMQAADVDLVELQMPFSEPMADGPLFVKANQEALAQGITVDAYFSFMREVTRKFSFPVLMMGYYNTVFALGHQQFCQRLEENGAKGYIIADLPLEEYGDLLDHSRACSQNPVLLTTPTNTESRLHEIFSQGQGFVYCVARKGVTGTSTRLDQDVQNFINRCRKHSDLPLALGFGLSEPEDIVMLQGKVEIGIVGTALLKTWEQEGEAGYEKHLRRLAQARL from the coding sequence ATGCAATTGACACCTTATATTCACGAACGACTCAAACACAAAAAAATTCTGCTGATGACCCATGCGGTGGTCGGTTATCCTTCGCTGGAAGCAAACTGGTCCATGCTCGCAAAAATGCAGGCGGCTGATGTGGATCTGGTGGAACTGCAAATGCCCTTCAGTGAACCAATGGCCGATGGCCCCCTGTTTGTCAAAGCCAATCAGGAAGCCTTGGCACAGGGTATCACGGTTGATGCCTACTTTTCATTCATGCGGGAAGTGACCCGAAAATTCAGTTTTCCTGTGCTGATGATGGGCTATTACAACACGGTTTTTGCGCTGGGACACCAGCAGTTTTGTCAACGTCTCGAAGAAAACGGAGCAAAGGGCTATATCATCGCGGATCTTCCACTTGAAGAATATGGAGATTTGTTGGATCACAGCCGGGCCTGCTCCCAAAATCCTGTTTTGTTGACGACCCCAACCAACACCGAATCCCGGTTGCATGAAATCTTCAGTCAGGGACAGGGGTTTGTCTATTGTGTCGCCCGCAAAGGTGTCACAGGCACCAGCACCCGTCTGGACCAGGATGTTCAAAATTTTATTAACCGCTGTAGAAAACATTCTGATCTGCCCCTGGCTCTGGGATTTGGACTGTCTGAACCGGAAGATATTGTCATGCTTCAGGGAAAAGTGGAAATCGGCATTGTAGGAACAGCCCTGCTTAAAACCTGGGAGCAGGAAGGAGAAGCCGGCTATGAAAAACACTTGCGCCGCCTTGCTCAAGCCCGTTTGTAA
- a CDS encoding DUF368 domain-containing protein has protein sequence MTSQPSNSTTSTSVSSINTWKDVWMSGPGPETPGQTMLLMIKGICMGTADIIPGVSGGTIAFITGIYHQLLQAIDSINLEVLKKLLKFELKESLALIHFRFLIPLFVGILGAVISTARLMHYLLQYHPIPTWSLFFGLISASIFIVGREISEWNAPNILNIFMGTLAAYLIVGMIPVQTPETWWFLFLSGMIAICAMILPGISGSFILLILGKYEFVTSAVKNPLIPENLTIMVIFAGGCVVGLLGFSRVLDYALKRYYTITMAVLTGFMIGAMRKVWPWKEVLETQIIRGKEYVIREENVLPALDSQLMLAIGIMLAGLVLVLALERWSRQKPAQS, from the coding sequence ATGACATCGCAGCCTTCAAACAGCACAACCTCAACCTCTGTTTCTTCAATCAATACCTGGAAAGATGTCTGGATGTCTGGACCCGGACCAGAAACCCCCGGGCAGACGATGCTACTGATGATTAAAGGAATCTGCATGGGAACCGCGGATATCATTCCCGGCGTTTCTGGCGGAACAATTGCCTTCATCACCGGCATTTATCACCAACTCCTTCAAGCCATTGATTCCATCAATCTGGAGGTGTTGAAAAAATTATTGAAGTTCGAACTCAAGGAATCGCTGGCTCTGATTCACTTCAGGTTTTTGATTCCACTGTTTGTTGGAATTCTTGGTGCGGTGATCAGCACCGCCCGACTCATGCACTATCTGCTTCAATATCACCCGATCCCCACCTGGTCCTTGTTTTTTGGACTGATCAGTGCCTCCATTTTTATTGTTGGCCGGGAAATTTCTGAATGGAATGCTCCGAATATCCTCAATATTTTTATGGGGACTCTTGCGGCTTATTTGATCGTCGGCATGATTCCCGTTCAAACACCGGAAACCTGGTGGTTTCTGTTCCTGAGCGGAATGATCGCGATTTGTGCCATGATTCTGCCCGGTATCAGCGGGTCATTCATTTTACTCATTCTTGGAAAATATGAATTTGTAACCAGCGCGGTCAAAAATCCACTGATTCCGGAAAACCTGACAATCATGGTGATTTTCGCCGGGGGTTGTGTTGTCGGACTTCTAGGTTTTTCCAGGGTTCTGGATTATGCGCTCAAACGCTATTATACGATCACAATGGCCGTGTTGACAGGATTCATGATTGGCGCCATGCGAAAAGTCTGGCCCTGGAAAGAAGTTCTGGAAACACAGATCATTCGGGGGAAGGAATATGTGATTCGGGAGGAAAATGTGTTACCAGCGTTAGATTCACAACTCATGCTGGCCATTGGTATCATGCTGGCAGGCCTGGTTCTTGTTCTGGCACTGGAACGATGGTCTCGCCAGAAACCAGCACAATCATAA
- a CDS encoding ParA family protein, with amino-acid sequence MTVRIAIMSMKGGQAKTGLAINLAARIAKAKREVLLIDSDVQANVTTVFQRDHVCNLANVVLGRVKKFDFLELGPYFSFLPSGGKLMVEAGRYISNSRFRETIVRNSLEPLNQNIIIIDCAPSWSEVNENILMYVDYVIIPVVTDYLGYSGCDQVMTYIEELKRESRGQCHVDVLGIAITRYNSRTNISRTIVQGLQEHWSDLLFQNVIEESVSIQEAPAFHQSIFDYKEGKTKGALMYDALCREILKRISEKQLERSDNGPVS; translated from the coding sequence GTGACTGTAAGAATTGCTATCATGTCGATGAAAGGCGGCCAGGCAAAAACAGGACTCGCGATCAATCTGGCGGCCCGAATTGCCAAGGCCAAACGAGAAGTCCTGCTGATTGATTCTGATGTCCAGGCCAATGTGACCACCGTGTTTCAACGGGATCATGTTTGCAATCTGGCCAATGTTGTTCTGGGACGTGTCAAAAAATTTGATTTTCTGGAATTAGGTCCCTATTTTTCATTTCTGCCTTCCGGAGGAAAACTCATGGTGGAAGCAGGAAGGTACATCAGCAATTCCAGATTTCGCGAAACGATTGTCAGGAATAGTCTGGAACCGCTGAACCAGAATATCATCATCATTGATTGCGCCCCAAGCTGGAGTGAAGTCAATGAAAATATCCTGATGTATGTGGACTATGTGATCATTCCTGTTGTGACGGATTATCTGGGATACAGCGGTTGTGACCAGGTGATGACCTACATAGAGGAACTCAAACGGGAATCCCGGGGACAGTGCCATGTCGATGTGTTGGGGATTGCCATCACTCGCTATAATTCCAGAACAAACATATCCAGAACCATTGTGCAGGGTTTGCAGGAACACTGGTCGGATTTACTGTTTCAAAACGTCATTGAAGAATCAGTGTCGATACAGGAGGCTCCAGCATTTCATCAAAGTATCTTTGATTACAAGGAAGGAAAAACCAAAGGTGCGTTGATGTATGATGCCCTTTGCCGGGAGATCCTGAAACGCATCAGCGAAAAACAACTGGAAAGGAGCGATAATGGCCCGGTCTCTTAA
- a CDS encoding tyrosine-type recombinase/integrase, whose translation MKQLIHQFIDQLKQQKYSANSLSNHQRDLKRFEKWLGGSDTKEITLFDLQVLKKTNIEEYLTEMSETMKPRTIARHISTLKLFFDFLESQGHIEHAPTYLIEFPDYQMELPELLSFQEVEALLESPPQSHYLGLRDRSMLELAYSSGLKVNELLNLNVEDLFLDLEFVKIRGKRHRMVPITRKAIEMLHEYLAQARENRLLNKEDPCLFPGRNGTRMSRMGYWAMITKHARRIGITRPINARVIRHSFAAHLIQNGMDLDHVMTLMGYVDMDAMLRYAHINRPDYFEVYLKAHPRGRSRNDQNDPESVE comes from the coding sequence ATGAAGCAATTAATCCACCAATTCATTGACCAACTGAAGCAGCAAAAATATTCAGCAAACAGCCTCAGCAATCACCAGCGAGATCTCAAACGGTTTGAAAAATGGCTGGGAGGATCAGATACCAAAGAAATCACCCTGTTTGACCTTCAGGTCCTCAAAAAAACCAACATTGAAGAGTATCTGACTGAAATGTCTGAAACCATGAAACCCCGAACGATTGCCCGCCACATTTCAACACTGAAATTGTTTTTTGATTTTCTGGAGAGTCAGGGACATATTGAGCATGCACCAACATATCTGATTGAATTTCCGGATTATCAGATGGAACTTCCCGAATTACTTTCATTTCAGGAAGTGGAAGCACTTCTCGAGTCCCCCCCACAAAGTCATTATCTGGGACTTCGGGATCGATCCATGTTGGAATTGGCATATTCGAGTGGATTGAAGGTCAACGAACTGCTCAATCTGAATGTGGAAGATCTGTTTCTGGATCTGGAATTTGTCAAAATCAGAGGTAAGCGACATCGAATGGTGCCTATCACCCGAAAGGCGATTGAGATGCTCCATGAGTATCTCGCACAGGCTAGGGAAAACCGATTGCTCAACAAGGAAGATCCCTGTCTGTTTCCCGGACGCAACGGAACCCGGATGAGCCGGATGGGCTATTGGGCAATGATCACCAAACACGCCCGGCGGATTGGTATCACCAGGCCCATCAACGCAAGGGTGATCCGTCATTCCTTTGCGGCGCATCTCATCCAGAATGGAATGGACCTCGATCATGTCATGACCTTGATGGGTTATGTCGACATGGATGCCATGCTGCGTTATGCGCATATCAATCGACCGGATTATTTTGAGGTCTATTTGAAGGCTCATCCCAGAGGTCGATCCCGAAACGATCAAAATGATCCGGAATCTGTGGAATGA
- a CDS encoding penicillin-binding protein 2 yields the protein MSRLTTFTLLTFQSRLLSVMGIIGLGFVVIIGRLFYVQIYQHTAYEERARRQYERTIAIEAQRGTIYDRRGNMLAVSVPVNSLFANPRNIDSPRAVAKSLAPLLSMTNHELMQKLDSDRSFVWIQRQMHPGIAEKIEDMNIKGLGMMQEFRRYYPAQELAASLIGITGVDSQGLGGIEYEYNKILHGKKVVYVVEKDGTRRTIPSSEPEDSGLPNQYSLHLTLDRSIQFFADTALKQGVLEAKAQRGIAIVMHSATGAILAMSTYPGFDPNNYQEYHSSFYLNLAVSAGYEPGSTIKPVTLAAALEEGIIQPDQQFYCEKGMFRIANVVIHDTSSHAKMNLREIMQKSSNICAAKIGLMIPREKFHQYLQRFNFGMKTNIGVSGEATGKLLAPKKWTEVDQASISFGHGILVSPLQLLSALNVFATGGIWIPPYVADYVKNRDDEVLKEIRDKDNRTLYQFGAREPHRVISQRTAEMVKDFMVAVTEKGGTAPKAAINGYQVAGKTGTSQVFDEKTGRYSREKHIALFGGFVPASSPVLSILVVLEHPRTSPYGGIVAAPVFHQIAKKSLVLMDVLPTGMTTQNQPLSTGEPTRSR from the coding sequence ATGAGTCGACTCACCACATTCACCCTGCTTACATTTCAATCCAGACTGCTTTCTGTCATGGGAATCATCGGACTTGGCTTCGTAGTCATCATCGGTCGTTTATTTTATGTGCAGATTTATCAGCATACTGCTTATGAAGAACGCGCGCGCAGACAATATGAACGGACGATCGCGATCGAAGCACAACGTGGAACCATTTATGACCGGCGTGGCAACATGCTGGCGGTTTCTGTCCCGGTCAATTCATTGTTTGCCAATCCCCGCAACATTGATTCGCCGAGGGCTGTCGCAAAATCATTGGCTCCGTTGCTTTCCATGACAAATCATGAATTGATGCAGAAACTGGATTCGGACCGATCGTTTGTATGGATCCAGCGTCAGATGCATCCGGGGATTGCGGAAAAAATTGAAGACATGAACATCAAGGGACTGGGAATGATGCAGGAATTCAGGCGTTATTATCCTGCCCAGGAACTGGCTGCGTCACTGATTGGTATTACTGGTGTTGACTCACAGGGATTGGGAGGAATTGAATATGAATACAACAAAATCCTGCACGGAAAAAAAGTGGTGTATGTGGTGGAAAAAGATGGTACCAGGCGAACCATTCCCTCCTCAGAGCCTGAAGATTCAGGATTGCCCAATCAGTATTCACTGCATTTGACCCTTGACCGTTCCATTCAATTTTTTGCCGACACAGCACTCAAGCAGGGAGTCCTAGAAGCCAAAGCGCAACGTGGTATTGCCATCGTAATGCATTCTGCGACTGGCGCCATTCTCGCTATGTCGACCTATCCCGGCTTTGACCCTAATAATTATCAGGAATACCATAGCTCATTTTACCTGAATCTCGCCGTCAGTGCTGGTTATGAACCGGGTTCAACCATCAAGCCTGTCACCTTGGCCGCAGCTCTTGAAGAAGGAATTATCCAGCCTGATCAGCAATTTTATTGTGAAAAAGGCATGTTCCGCATTGCCAATGTTGTCATCCACGATACCTCGTCTCACGCGAAAATGAATTTACGGGAGATCATGCAGAAATCCTCAAATATCTGTGCCGCAAAAATCGGGTTGATGATTCCCCGTGAAAAATTTCATCAATATCTGCAACGGTTCAATTTCGGTATGAAAACCAATATTGGTGTTTCTGGTGAAGCCACTGGCAAATTGCTGGCTCCAAAAAAATGGACTGAGGTCGATCAAGCCTCGATCTCTTTCGGGCATGGTATTCTGGTATCGCCTCTGCAACTGCTCAGTGCGTTGAATGTATTTGCGACGGGAGGAATCTGGATTCCGCCTTATGTGGCGGATTATGTGAAAAACAGGGATGACGAAGTTCTGAAAGAAATCAGGGACAAGGACAACCGGACATTGTATCAGTTTGGTGCCCGGGAACCACATCGTGTGATCAGTCAGAGAACAGCCGAGATGGTAAAAGATTTCATGGTCGCTGTGACAGAAAAAGGGGGAACAGCCCCCAAAGCCGCCATCAATGGATATCAGGTTGCGGGAAAAACAGGAACCAGTCAGGTCTTTGATGAAAAAACCGGCCGCTATTCCAGAGAAAAACATATCGCGCTCTTTGGTGGATTTGTTCCGGCGTCTTCTCCGGTGTTGAGCATTCTTGTGGTTCTGGAACATCCCCGGACATCGCCCTATGGCGGCATTGTCGCGGCTCCTGTTTTTCACCAGATCGCAAAAAAAAGTCTGGTTCTGATGGATGTGCTACCGACAGGTATGACTACACAGAATCAGCCCCTGTCAACTGGAGAGCCAACTCGATCGCGCTGA
- the pdxA gene encoding 4-hydroxythreonine-4-phosphate dehydrogenase PdxA — protein MKHSSFRTLGLTMGDPNGIGPEIMLKALSALWPLKHWSPVIFGDRDVLARVCQKLNLSLNFVDHQEHQPEDQRIPVVDLSVAENRQWQPGLMCAWGGESSYRFLKHAIQWCQDRKIDAIVTAPLCKEALHAAGHHFPGHTEMLSYYTNKATPIMMLAVDQFRAIHVTTHAPLKDAIASLTPDLIVETIRIGHDALVRMGITYPRFGIPGLNPHAGENGLFGTEEQKIIIPAIEQARKLGMHCVGPISPDTIFLRHRDGEFDAVIALYHDQAHIPLKLWGMDRGVNVTLGLPVIRTSVDHGTAFDKAPLFQADCGSMISAIELALQLTGADSV, from the coding sequence ATGAAACATTCTTCATTCAGAACACTGGGTCTCACCATGGGCGATCCCAACGGTATTGGCCCTGAAATCATGCTCAAGGCCCTGTCAGCATTGTGGCCCTTGAAACATTGGAGTCCTGTCATTTTTGGCGACAGGGATGTGTTGGCACGGGTTTGCCAAAAACTCAACCTGTCCCTGAATTTTGTCGATCATCAGGAGCATCAACCGGAAGATCAAAGAATTCCTGTGGTGGATCTCTCTGTTGCTGAAAACCGTCAATGGCAACCTGGATTGATGTGTGCCTGGGGGGGAGAATCTTCATACCGGTTTTTGAAGCATGCGATCCAGTGGTGCCAGGACCGGAAAATTGATGCCATTGTCACTGCACCTCTTTGCAAAGAAGCACTCCATGCGGCAGGTCATCATTTCCCCGGACACACTGAAATGCTATCTTATTATACAAATAAGGCAACCCCCATTATGATGCTGGCGGTTGATCAATTTCGTGCGATTCATGTGACGACACATGCCCCTCTCAAGGATGCCATCGCATCGCTCACGCCAGATCTCATTGTGGAAACAATCCGGATTGGTCATGACGCGCTGGTGCGAATGGGAATCACATACCCCCGATTTGGAATTCCCGGACTCAATCCTCATGCCGGAGAAAACGGTTTGTTTGGAACCGAGGAACAGAAAATCATTATTCCTGCCATAGAACAGGCACGAAAATTGGGGATGCACTGTGTGGGACCGATTTCTCCTGACACTATTTTTCTCCGACACCGTGATGGCGAGTTCGACGCGGTGATCGCATTATACCATGACCAGGCGCATATTCCATTGAAGTTATGGGGTATGGATCGTGGCGTGAATGTGACGCTGGGATTGCCTGTGATCAGGACCTCGGTAGATCATGGAACCGCCTTTGATAAAGCCCCGTTGTTTCAGGCTGATTGTGGTTCCATGATCAGCGCGATCGAGTTGGCTCTCCAGTTGACAGGGGCTGATTCTGTGTAG
- a CDS encoding SDR family NAD(P)-dependent oxidoreductase — MDLNNKIALVTGAGTRLGQSIAIYLAEQGMHVAVHYHRSETGAKQTLSQMKDPQNHRMFQADLCQVSAIEHMMEQISNEMGVVSVLINNAADFFPTPLFSVTEEQWDQLFSLNLKAPFFVSQLAASAMKKQGFGKIINMVDVSAERPWPSYLPYCTTKSGLHGLTKGLAKALAPEIQVNGIAPGTVLPPPADSAIDTRMSIEQSLLKRIGSDLDIVQAVDYLLHADFVTGTIMPVDGGRLVS; from the coding sequence ATGGATTTGAACAATAAAATCGCGCTGGTTACAGGCGCAGGAACCCGGTTGGGGCAAAGCATTGCCATTTATCTGGCAGAACAGGGCATGCACGTGGCCGTACACTACCACCGCTCGGAAACGGGTGCAAAACAAACCTTGTCTCAGATGAAAGATCCGCAAAACCATCGCATGTTTCAGGCCGACCTATGTCAGGTGAGTGCCATTGAACACATGATGGAACAAATCAGTAACGAGATGGGCGTTGTCTCGGTATTGATCAACAATGCCGCGGATTTTTTCCCGACACCGCTATTTTCTGTCACCGAAGAACAATGGGATCAACTGTTTTCCCTGAACCTCAAAGCACCGTTTTTTGTATCGCAATTAGCGGCTTCAGCCATGAAAAAGCAAGGGTTTGGGAAAATCATCAATATGGTTGATGTTTCAGCAGAGCGTCCCTGGCCTTCCTATCTGCCGTACTGCACCACCAAATCGGGTCTTCATGGCCTGACGAAAGGCCTGGCCAAAGCTCTGGCCCCTGAAATTCAGGTGAATGGTATCGCGCCTGGCACGGTACTGCCCCCGCCTGCGGATTCCGCCATTGATACCCGAATGTCCATTGAACAAAGCCTGCTAAAACGCATCGGCAGTGATCTTGACATCGTTCAGGCCGTGGATTATCTGCTCCATGCGGATTTTGTAACTGGTACCATCATGCCCGTGGATGGAGGACGGCTGGTGTCTTGA